A DNA window from Longimicrobiaceae bacterium contains the following coding sequences:
- a CDS encoding metalloregulator ArsR/SmtB family transcription factor yields the protein MQSDQLSTTLAALADPTRRAILARLAEGEATVTQLAEPFAMSLPAVSKHLRVLERAGLISRGREAQWRPSRLQAEPLREVADWVAQYRRFWDESFDRLDEYLHELQSKEQRDGNSD from the coding sequence ATGCAGTCCGACCAGCTCAGCACCACCCTGGCCGCCCTGGCCGATCCCACGCGCCGCGCCATCCTCGCCCGGCTCGCGGAGGGCGAGGCGACGGTCACGCAGCTCGCGGAGCCGTTCGCCATGAGCCTGCCCGCCGTCTCCAAGCACCTGCGCGTGCTGGAGCGGGCGGGGCTCATCTCCCGCGGCCGCGAGGCGCAGTGGCGGCCGTCGCGGCTACAGGCGGAGCCGCTGCGCGAGGTGGCCGACTGGGTGGCGCAGTACCGCCGATTCTGGGACGAGAGCTTCGACCGGCTGGACGAGTACCTCCACGAACTTCAGAGCAAGGAGCAGCGAGATGGCAACAGCGACTGA
- a CDS encoding SRPBCC family protein: protein MATATDAATDTADRELVITRDFDAPRDRVFDAFTDAEAIGRWWGPRGFRTTTHEKDARPGGVWRFIMHGPDGTDYPNLIEYTEVVRPERLAYAHGTGEEDGRGFQVTVTFGEEGGKTRVTLRTIFPTPEARAAVMGYAVEGGNQTLERLSEYLAGVADIA, encoded by the coding sequence ATGGCAACAGCGACTGACGCCGCCACGGACACCGCCGACCGCGAGCTCGTCATCACCCGCGACTTCGACGCGCCGCGCGACCGCGTGTTCGACGCGTTCACCGACGCCGAGGCGATCGGCCGGTGGTGGGGCCCGCGCGGGTTCCGCACGACCACGCACGAGAAGGACGCGCGGCCCGGCGGCGTGTGGCGCTTCATCATGCACGGGCCGGACGGCACCGACTATCCCAACCTCATCGAGTACACCGAGGTGGTGAGGCCCGAGCGGCTCGCGTACGCCCACGGCACGGGCGAGGAGGACGGCCGCGGCTTCCAGGTCACCGTCACCTTCGGCGAAGAAGGCGGGAAGACGCGGGTCACCCTCCGCACCATCTTCCCCACGCCCGAAGCGCGGGCGGCTGTGATGGGGTACGCGGTGGAGGGCGGCAACCAGACGCTCGAGCGCCTGTCCGAGTACCTCGCCGGCGTCGCCGATATCGCGTGA